In Verrucomicrobiota bacterium, the genomic window GCCGCCCGATGCCGCAGGCAGCTTCTGCCCCTTGAGAGGCGAATGTTGCCTTCCGGCGCGTTGAGCGGCGACTTGAGCACACTATGGAGGGAATCATGCCACAGGCCCCCTGCCTCCGGCGCTGGGTTATGCAGAACATCGTCGTGCTTCTCGGCATCTGCCTGTGTTGGATCATGGCCGCAACGGCCCCAGCGAGAGGCCAGGAGGTGCCGCCGTTCGGCTTGGGCGACGGTCTGCCGCTCGGCTTGGGCGACCGCGAGCCGACGGCCGAGGAAGAGGCATATCTCAACGCGCGTCTGGTCACCTCAACAGCGGTCAAGGCGGACGCGTTGGCGATGGCGCGCGCCATCGCCTACAGCACGGCCGAGGGAGAGAGCGCGCCGCTCGACACGCTGCCCACGTCGGTGGACAACAGCACGCTTGTCTACATGCCGCCGATTCGCAGCCAAGGCAGCCAAGGCTCGTGCACGGCGTGGGCCGCAGCCTACTACTACAACACGTACACGCAGGCGCGCGACCACGACATCGACGTCTCGGGCGGCGACAACGACAACATTTGCAGCCCGGCGTTCATCTACCCGCTCGTCAACGGGGGCACCGACGGCGGCGCCTACACCCCCTACGTGGTCGCCCTGCTCAACGACATCGGCTGCGCGTCGTGGACCTCGATGCCATACAGCTCATCCGACTGGACGACGTGGCCGACCGAGGCGGCTTGGCTCGAGGCGCTCACCTTTCGCACCCTGGCAACGTATCAGATCAACGGCTCAACGACCGCGGGCCTCGACTCGATCAAGCAACACCTGGCCAACGGCAACGTGGCCGTCACACGTTTCCAGGTCTACTCGACGTGGTACAACCAGTATCCGAACGACGCGACGGGCATCAACAATCGTGTCTACTACGCCATCGCCGGCTCGCTAGTCGGCGGGCATGCCGTCACCATCGTCGGCTACGACGACGACCGCAGCTACGTCGATCACCGTGATGGTCAGACGCATACCGGCGCATTCCTCATCGCCAACAGTTGGGGGACGGGGTGGGGCTGGTACAACAGCACGGGCGCAGGCACCAAAGGCTTCTTCTGGGTCGGCTACAACATGTTCCTCGAATCAACCTTCGGCCCCTACGCCTATTACAGCACCGACCGAGCGGACTACAGCCCGACGCTCTATGCCGCCGTCGGCGTGAACCACACTCAGCGCGGCCGCGTCGCCCTGCGCGGCGGGATCGGGCCAACAAGCTCGCCCGAGTTCAACAGTCCGTATCCCCTCTACAACGAGGGCGGCAACACCCTGGCCATCACGGACGAAAAGCGCGTCGTCGTGGACCTGACGGACGCCGCAAGCCTGTTCACCGAAAACGAGACGAAGCAGGCCTTTGTCCGCTTGACCATCAGCGCATTGGCCAGCTCGAGCGGCACGATCACGAGTGCGGACTTCTACAACGACCTGGACGGCGACGGCATCTTCGAGACGACCGCCTCGACCGATCCGACGGTCACTGTCGCCCCGGGCGCCAGCGGCTACGCCAAGGCGAACGTCAGCTACGGCGAGCCGGCCGTCTATGTGGACGACTCGAACACAAGCGGCCCCTGGTACGGCACGTACACGTACCCCTACCAGACGATCCAAGACGGCCTCGACGCGGCCAGCGGCAGCGAGCGCGTCATAGTCATGAACGGCACCTACAGCGGCGCCGGCAACTCCGGCCTGGACCTGAACGGCAAGGACCTCATCGTCGAGTCCGATCGCGGGCCGAGCCTGTGCACCATCGACTGTGCCGGCGTGGGCCGTGCGTTCATCGTCCAGTCGGGCGAGACGTCGGCGGCGGTCATTGACGGCTTCACGATCATCAACGGCGACGTCTCAGGCGATGGCGGGGCCGTCGCCGTCTATCACAGCGATCCCACAATCCGCAACTGCGTCATCTACGGGAACCGGGCCGTCGGCAACGGCGGTGCCATCTACTTCGAGGACAGCCTGTCGGCCGTCGTCAACTGCATCATTACGGGCAACTTGGCTGACGGAGGTAACGGCGGCGCGATCTACACAGCGCTGAACAGCGACGTGGACTTGGTCAACTGCACTGTCGCCGGGAATGCCGCCGCAAGCGGCGGCGCGATCTACGTCTCCGGCAGCGACCCGACGTTGACCAACTGCATCCTGTGGGACAACGTCCCTGACGAGGTTGTCGTCGATTCCGGCTCGCCGACGCTCACCTATTGCGACGTCGAAGGCGGCTGGGGCGGCGCCGGCGGGAACAACATCGCCGAGGACCCGCTCTTCTACAGCGGCGGCGCGTGGGACGGCTCGACGTGGACCCAGGGTGATTACTACCTCCGCCCCGGCTCGCCATGCATTGACAGCGGCTGGGGCGACAACGGCACGACGGTGCCAGTGACCGACGTGTTCGGTGCCTCGCGCCGCGACGACGCTGACGCCGCCAACACCGGGGGCGGGTCGCCCGCCTACGTCGATGTGGGGGCGCGGGAGCGTCAGGGGACGTGGTGCATCGCGGGCGTGGGTGACTTCAACGGTAACGGCAAGGCCGATTTGCTCTGGTACAACGGGACGACGGGCCAGGTCGGGATCTGGCTCATCAACGGGTACACATTCGCCGGTGGCGGCGTCCCGGCCAGCCTCGACCCGTCGGAGGGGTGGACGATCAAGGGCGTCGGTGATTTCAACGGCGACGGCAAGGACGACGTTCTGCTGCGCGAGACCACAACGGGCCAAGTCGCCATGTGGTTTATGAATGGGCTCCGTCTCGCGGCAGCCGGGGTGATCACCACCGTTGACCCGGCCAGCGGCTACGAGATCAAGGGTGTGGGCGACCTCAACGGCAACGGCAAGGATGACATCGTCTGGCACAACACGACAACGGGCGAGGTGGCCGTCTGGCTCATGAACGGCGGCAACATCGCCGCGGCTGGCGTGGCACGCACGGTCGATCCGGCCTCGAGCTACGAGATCCAGCACGTGGCCGACTACGACGGCGACGGCAGAGCCGACATCCTCTGGCGCAAGACGGATACGGGCGCAGTCGCCGTCTGGATCATGAACGGCACAAGTCTCGTGCGCGGGGGCACGCCGGGCACGGTTGATCCGGCCTCGGCTTGGACACTGAAAGGCACGGGCGACTTCGACGGCGACGCCAAGGCTGACCTCGTCTGGTACGAGGCAACGACCGGCTATGTCGGGATCTGGTTGCTCAACGGCACGAGTCTCAGACGCGGTGGCGTACCGGCTGCAGTCAATCCGGCGGATGGCTGGGAGATCAAGGGCGTGGGCGACTTCAACGGCGACGGCAAGGCCGACCTCGTCTGGCGGAGCGACATCTCAGGCTCGGTCGCCGTCTGGCTCATGAACGGTCTGTCGCTCAGAGGCGGCAGCATCCTCCAGACGATCTACCCATAGCGCCTGCGCCACTTGAGGGTTCGGTTCCCCGTTTCACGGGCCTGCACGCTGAAACCGTTTGACCAACGTCGTGCTATCTGATATAGTGTTTCCATCCTCTGCCTAACAGACGCTTGCCGCTTCGAGGCCTACGCGCAAGGAGGTCGCCATGAATGGGAAGCGTGTGTGCGTTTTTCTGTCTCCGCTAGCCCTTATCATCGCCGCACTTGGGACGGCCGGCAGCTTGCTCATCTCTGCCTGGACACCCGTACCGGTGGCGGATGATCCACTTGTGCGAATGCCAGGGACTCAACCGGGGCTGGTCACGCTCGAGGGGCCGCGCCAGTGTATGAACTGCCACGCCGGTCTCTCGGATCCGAGTGTCGAGCCCGGGTTCAACTGGAAAGGCTCCATGATGGCGCAAGCGGCGCGCGACTTCCTGTTCTACGCCTGCGTGACCGTGGCGGGACAGGACTCGGCCTGGGCCATCGACCGTCCCAACGCCGTCGATATCTGTGAGCGCTGTCACTACCCTGAGGGCTGGCTCGAGGGGCGGTCCGACCCGAC contains:
- a CDS encoding FG-GAP repeat protein, which codes for MPQAPCLRRWVMQNIVVLLGICLCWIMAATAPARGQEVPPFGLGDGLPLGLGDREPTAEEEAYLNARLVTSTAVKADALAMARAIAYSTAEGESAPLDTLPTSVDNSTLVYMPPIRSQGSQGSCTAWAAAYYYNTYTQARDHDIDVSGGDNDNICSPAFIYPLVNGGTDGGAYTPYVVALLNDIGCASWTSMPYSSSDWTTWPTEAAWLEALTFRTLATYQINGSTTAGLDSIKQHLANGNVAVTRFQVYSTWYNQYPNDATGINNRVYYAIAGSLVGGHAVTIVGYDDDRSYVDHRDGQTHTGAFLIANSWGTGWGWYNSTGAGTKGFFWVGYNMFLESTFGPYAYYSTDRADYSPTLYAAVGVNHTQRGRVALRGGIGPTSSPEFNSPYPLYNEGGNTLAITDEKRVVVDLTDAASLFTENETKQAFVRLTISALASSSGTITSADFYNDLDGDGIFETTASTDPTVTVAPGASGYAKANVSYGEPAVYVDDSNTSGPWYGTYTYPYQTIQDGLDAASGSERVIVMNGTYSGAGNSGLDLNGKDLIVESDRGPSLCTIDCAGVGRAFIVQSGETSAAVIDGFTIINGDVSGDGGAVAVYHSDPTIRNCVIYGNRAVGNGGAIYFEDSLSAVVNCIITGNLADGGNGGAIYTALNSDVDLVNCTVAGNAAASGGAIYVSGSDPTLTNCILWDNVPDEVVVDSGSPTLTYCDVEGGWGGAGGNNIAEDPLFYSGGAWDGSTWTQGDYYLRPGSPCIDSGWGDNGTTVPVTDVFGASRRDDADAANTGGGSPAYVDVGARERQGTWCIAGVGDFNGNGKADLLWYNGTTGQVGIWLINGYTFAGGGVPASLDPSEGWTIKGVGDFNGDGKDDVLLRETTTGQVAMWFMNGLRLAAAGVITTVDPASGYEIKGVGDLNGNGKDDIVWHNTTTGEVAVWLMNGGNIAAAGVARTVDPASSYEIQHVADYDGDGRADILWRKTDTGAVAVWIMNGTSLVRGGTPGTVDPASAWTLKGTGDFDGDAKADLVWYEATTGYVGIWLLNGTSLRRGGVPAAVNPADGWEIKGVGDFNGDGKADLVWRSDISGSVAVWLMNGLSLRGGSILQTIYP